Proteins from a genomic interval of Mycolicibacterium grossiae:
- the serC gene encoding phosphoserine transaminase has product MADTTSLTIPADLKPADGRFGCGPSKVRPEQINALAAAAHLFGTSHRQAPVKDLVGRVRDGIRALFSVPDGYEVVLGNGGSTAFWDAAAFGLIDQRSLHLTYGEFSAKFASAVKGNPFVGDPIVVTADPGGAPQPQSDPSVDVVAWAHNETSTGVAVPVQRPDGDALVVIDATSAAGGLPVDIRDADAYYFAPQKNFAADGGLWFAVLSPAALARIDAIKASGRWVPDFLSLPIAVDNSLKNQTYNTPAIGTLVLMAEQLDWLNGNGGLDWAVGRTADSSQRLYSWAEATSFTTPFVADPALRSQVVGTVDFDDAVDAAAVAKTLRANGIVDTEPYRKLGRNQLRIGMFPAVDPDDVSALTACVDWVVERL; this is encoded by the coding sequence CCGTCGAAGGTGCGTCCCGAGCAGATCAACGCACTCGCCGCCGCGGCACACTTGTTCGGCACCTCGCACCGGCAGGCGCCGGTCAAGGACCTCGTCGGCCGCGTCCGCGACGGCATCCGCGCCCTGTTCTCGGTGCCCGACGGCTACGAGGTGGTCCTGGGCAACGGCGGGTCGACGGCGTTCTGGGACGCCGCGGCGTTCGGGCTGATCGACCAGCGCTCGCTGCACCTCACCTACGGGGAGTTCAGTGCCAAGTTCGCCTCCGCGGTGAAGGGCAACCCCTTCGTCGGCGACCCCATCGTCGTCACCGCCGACCCGGGCGGCGCCCCGCAGCCGCAGAGCGACCCGTCGGTGGACGTCGTGGCGTGGGCGCACAACGAGACCTCGACCGGCGTCGCAGTGCCGGTGCAGCGGCCCGACGGCGACGCGCTGGTCGTCATCGACGCCACCTCGGCCGCCGGCGGGCTGCCCGTCGACATCCGCGACGCCGACGCCTACTACTTCGCCCCGCAGAAGAACTTCGCGGCCGACGGCGGGCTGTGGTTCGCCGTGCTGAGCCCCGCGGCGCTGGCCCGGATCGACGCCATCAAGGCGTCCGGCCGGTGGGTGCCCGACTTCCTGTCGCTGCCCATCGCCGTCGACAACAGCCTGAAGAACCAGACGTACAACACCCCCGCGATCGGCACCCTGGTGCTGATGGCCGAGCAGCTCGACTGGCTCAATGGCAACGGCGGGCTGGACTGGGCCGTCGGCCGGACCGCCGACTCGTCGCAGCGGCTCTACTCCTGGGCCGAGGCGACGTCGTTCACGACGCCGTTCGTCGCCGATCCGGCGCTGCGGTCGCAGGTGGTCGGCACCGTCGACTTCGACGACGCGGTGGACGCCGCGGCCGTCGCCAAGACGCTGCGGGCGAACGGCATCGTCGACACCGAGCCGTACCGCAAGCTGGGCCGCAACCAGCTGCGCATCGGCATGTTCCCGGCCGTGGACCCCGACGACGTCAGCGCGTTGACGGCCTGCGTGGACTGGGTCGTCGAACGGCTGTAG
- the sepH gene encoding septation protein SepH, with amino-acid sequence MREINVVGLDVDGKTIICESADSGEKFLLLPDGRLHAALRGDRVGSRKPKVEVEVSNVLRPKDIQARIRAGASVEQVAEAAGVDVGRVERFAHPVLLERSRAAELATAAHPVLADGPTVMTLLETVTATLVGRGLDPDDTTWDAWRNEDGRWTVQLAWKAGRSDNVAHFRFSPGSHGGTVTPFDDSAAELVDPEFRRPPLRSVAPVVSAPSAPEAAQVAQPAPVLPPPPVETDEPQLPLNVDPEPEQDEPAPAPKPRTRKRKVEVPAWEDVLLGVRSGTQP; translated from the coding sequence ATGCGCGAGATCAACGTCGTCGGACTCGACGTCGACGGCAAGACCATCATCTGCGAATCCGCCGATTCGGGCGAGAAGTTCCTGCTGCTTCCCGACGGCCGCCTGCACGCTGCGCTGCGCGGCGACCGCGTCGGCTCCCGCAAACCCAAGGTCGAGGTCGAGGTGTCGAACGTGCTGCGCCCCAAGGATATTCAGGCTCGCATCCGCGCCGGCGCATCCGTCGAGCAGGTCGCCGAAGCCGCCGGGGTGGACGTCGGCCGCGTCGAGCGCTTCGCGCACCCGGTCCTGCTGGAGCGCTCCCGCGCCGCCGAGCTGGCCACCGCCGCGCACCCCGTGCTCGCCGACGGGCCGACTGTCATGACGCTGCTGGAGACCGTCACCGCGACGCTGGTGGGTCGTGGCCTCGATCCCGACGACACCACGTGGGACGCCTGGCGCAACGAGGACGGCCGCTGGACCGTGCAGCTGGCGTGGAAGGCCGGCCGCAGCGACAACGTCGCGCACTTCCGCTTCAGCCCGGGCTCGCACGGCGGGACCGTGACGCCGTTCGACGATTCGGCCGCCGAACTCGTCGACCCGGAGTTCCGCCGCCCGCCGCTGCGGTCGGTCGCCCCCGTCGTGTCCGCGCCGTCGGCCCCCGAAGCCGCGCAGGTCGCTCAGCCGGCGCCGGTGCTTCCCCCGCCGCCCGTCGAGACCGACGAGCCGCAGTTGCCGCTCAACGTCGACCCCGAGCCCGAGCAGGACGAGCCGGCACCCGCCCCCAAGCCACGGACCCGCAAGCGCAAGGTCGAGGTCCCGGCCTGGGAGGACGTGCTGCTCGGCGTCCGCTCCGGCACCCAGCCGTAG
- a CDS encoding DUF2537 domain-containing protein: MSDDAVPWGTGLTVAAFVAAVVGAAIVVLSLGLVRVHPLLAVGLNVVAVGGLAPTVWGWRTRPVWRWFVLGSGFGVAVGWLVLLGMAAGG, translated from the coding sequence GTGAGCGACGATGCCGTTCCCTGGGGCACGGGCCTGACGGTGGCCGCGTTCGTCGCGGCGGTCGTCGGCGCCGCGATCGTCGTGCTGAGCCTCGGTCTGGTGCGGGTGCACCCGCTGCTGGCGGTCGGGCTCAACGTCGTCGCGGTCGGCGGTCTCGCACCCACGGTCTGGGGCTGGCGGACCCGCCCGGTGTGGCGGTGGTTCGTGCTCGGCAGCGGCTTCGGCGTCGCGGTCGGCTGGCTGGTGCTCCTCGGCATGGCCGCCGGCGGCTAG
- a CDS encoding TrmH family RNA methyltransferase, with product MTAPHVVDVDDPADPRLDDFRDLNSIDRRPDLPSGKGLVIAEGVLVVQRMLASRFTPRSFLGTDRRLRELADDLTVTSAPYYRASAEVMAEVVGFHLNRGVLGAAPRPRELTVDEVLAGARTVAVLEGVNDHENLGSIFRNAAGLAVDAVVFGTGCADPLYRRAVRVSMGHALLVPYAWAPSWPSELDLMRDNGFRVLAMTPNPAARTLAEAMAGLVDDRVAVLVGAEGPGLNERTMRASDERVRIPMSRGTDSLNVATAAALAFYERARVAG from the coding sequence GTGACCGCCCCGCACGTCGTGGACGTCGACGACCCGGCCGATCCCCGGCTGGACGACTTCCGCGACCTCAACAGCATCGACCGCCGGCCCGACCTGCCCAGCGGCAAGGGACTCGTCATCGCCGAGGGCGTCCTGGTGGTGCAGCGGATGCTCGCGTCGCGGTTCACCCCGAGATCCTTCCTGGGGACCGACCGCCGGTTGCGCGAGCTGGCCGACGACCTCACCGTCACGTCGGCGCCCTACTACCGGGCGAGCGCCGAGGTGATGGCCGAGGTGGTGGGCTTCCACCTCAACCGCGGCGTGCTCGGAGCGGCGCCACGGCCCCGCGAGCTGACGGTCGACGAGGTGCTGGCCGGCGCGCGGACCGTCGCGGTGCTCGAGGGCGTCAACGACCACGAGAACCTCGGCTCGATCTTCCGCAACGCCGCAGGCCTCGCGGTCGACGCCGTCGTGTTCGGGACGGGGTGCGCCGACCCGCTGTACCGGCGCGCCGTCCGGGTGTCGATGGGTCATGCCCTGCTGGTGCCGTACGCCTGGGCGCCGTCGTGGCCGAGTGAATTGGACCTGATGCGCGACAACGGCTTTCGGGTGCTGGCGATGACGCCCAACCCGGCCGCGCGCACACTGGCCGAGGCAATGGCGGGGCTCGTCGACGACCGCGTCGCGGTGCTGGTCGGCGCCGAGGGGCCGGGCCTGAATGAGCGCACCATGCGTGCCAGCGACGAGCGCGTGCGCATCCCCATGTCGCGCGGTACCGATTCGCTGAACGTCGCCACCGCTGCGGCGCTGGCCTTCTACGAGCGGGCTAGGGTGGCCGGGTGA
- a CDS encoding Rv0880 family HTH-type transcriptional regulator: MSDADARLASDLSLATVRLARQLRFRRPDSPVSLSQLSALATLAKEGPMTPGALAVRERVRPPSMTRVIASLVDLGLVDRSAHPDDGRQVLVAVSRAGAELIEVERRASREWLQQRLAALTAEQRGVLLEAADLMSALVDEGA, translated from the coding sequence GTGAGCGACGCCGACGCACGCCTGGCCAGCGACTTGTCGTTGGCCACCGTGCGCCTGGCGCGGCAGCTGCGGTTCCGCAGGCCGGACTCGCCGGTGTCGTTGTCGCAGTTGTCGGCGCTGGCGACCCTCGCCAAGGAGGGCCCGATGACGCCCGGCGCGCTCGCCGTCCGCGAGCGGGTCCGCCCACCGTCGATGACCCGGGTGATCGCCTCGCTGGTGGATCTCGGCCTGGTCGACCGCAGCGCGCACCCCGATGACGGCAGGCAGGTGCTGGTGGCGGTGTCCCGCGCCGGCGCCGAACTGATCGAGGTGGAGCGCCGCGCCAGCCGAGAGTGGTTGCAGCAGCGCCTCGCTGCGCTCACCGCCGAGCAGCGGGGGGTCCTACTCGAGGCGGCCGACCTCATGTCGGCGCTGGTCGACGAAGGCGCGTGA
- a CDS encoding DUF2530 domain-containing protein has protein sequence MEHPESPQPPPLPAALLQPTPVIVVIAVGWLVAVVLAFTVPALHDWRPTTVAGLGVGVLGTSIFLWQRAAVRRGARGAQTGLD, from the coding sequence ATGGAGCATCCCGAGTCGCCTCAACCGCCTCCGCTGCCCGCGGCGCTGCTGCAGCCGACGCCGGTGATCGTCGTCATCGCGGTGGGCTGGCTGGTGGCGGTGGTGCTCGCCTTCACGGTGCCCGCCCTACACGACTGGCGGCCCACCACCGTGGCGGGCCTGGGCGTGGGAGTCCTTGGCACGTCGATCTTTCTGTGGCAACGTGCCGCGGTACGGCGCGGCGCACGTGGCGCCCAGACCGGCCTGGACTGA
- a CDS encoding SRPBCC family protein — protein sequence MAQPLLQAEIDIAAPPATVWALVSDLRLMPRWSPQCRYTKVFGPLRQGAKFVNVNRRGRLFWPTTSQITEFVPEQKVAFRVNENNTVWSYELEATPTGTRLVESRHAENGVKAVSNVLVNAVMGGVPSFENELLQGMNDSLTKIKAAAEGA from the coding sequence GTGGCACAACCGCTGTTGCAAGCCGAGATCGACATCGCCGCACCGCCGGCCACGGTGTGGGCGCTGGTCTCCGACCTGCGGCTGATGCCCCGCTGGAGCCCGCAGTGCCGCTACACGAAGGTGTTCGGTCCGCTGCGCCAGGGCGCCAAGTTCGTCAACGTGAACCGTCGCGGCCGGCTGTTCTGGCCGACGACGAGCCAGATCACCGAGTTCGTCCCGGAGCAGAAGGTCGCCTTCCGGGTCAACGAGAACAACACGGTGTGGTCCTACGAGCTGGAGGCGACGCCGACCGGGACGCGGCTCGTCGAGAGCCGGCACGCGGAGAACGGCGTCAAGGCCGTGTCGAACGTGCTCGTCAACGCCGTCATGGGTGGCGTGCCCAGCTTCGAGAACGAGTTGCTGCAGGGCATGAACGACTCGCTAACCAAGATCAAGGCCGCCGCCGAAGGCGCCTAG
- a CDS encoding DUF3027 domain-containing protein translates to MDSMTEPAEHDEAASPDEAAPTDAAASHEGPAPTEGAASPEPEAPAAPSAELAAILLGAVDIARAAIVEGDDELDAHVGEYLGASIDDPSAATHRFLAVMPGYQGWQWAVVVAAHPGAEHATVSEVVLVPGPTALLAPAWVPWHERVQPGDLSPGDLLAPAPNDPRLVPGYQSSGDAELDELAGEVGLGRKQVLGPWGRADAAQRWYDGDYGPNSPMARSTRRSCCDCGFYLPLSGSLGTLFGVCANEMSADGHVVAVDYGCGAHSDTPQPAQIGSPMFDPFDDGVIDLTDS, encoded by the coding sequence ATGGACAGCATGACCGAACCCGCCGAGCACGACGAGGCCGCGTCGCCCGACGAGGCTGCGCCGACCGATGCTGCTGCGTCACACGAGGGGCCTGCGCCGACGGAGGGCGCTGCGTCGCCCGAGCCCGAGGCGCCCGCGGCGCCGTCGGCCGAACTCGCCGCCATCCTGCTCGGAGCGGTCGACATCGCACGGGCGGCGATCGTCGAGGGCGACGACGAACTCGACGCGCACGTCGGCGAGTACCTCGGCGCCAGCATCGACGACCCGAGCGCGGCCACGCATCGGTTCCTCGCAGTCATGCCCGGCTATCAGGGCTGGCAGTGGGCCGTCGTCGTCGCCGCCCATCCGGGTGCCGAGCACGCCACGGTGAGCGAGGTCGTGCTGGTGCCGGGACCCACCGCGCTGCTGGCGCCGGCGTGGGTGCCGTGGCACGAACGCGTCCAACCCGGCGACCTCAGCCCCGGCGACCTGTTGGCGCCCGCGCCCAACGATCCCCGGCTGGTCCCGGGGTACCAGTCCTCCGGAGACGCCGAACTCGACGAACTGGCCGGCGAAGTCGGCCTGGGCCGCAAGCAGGTGCTCGGTCCGTGGGGCCGCGCCGACGCAGCGCAGCGCTGGTACGACGGCGACTACGGGCCCAACTCGCCGATGGCCCGCTCGACGCGCCGGTCCTGCTGCGACTGCGGCTTCTACCTGCCGCTGTCGGGCTCACTGGGCACGCTGTTCGGCGTCTGCGCCAACGAGATGTCGGCCGACGGCCACGTCGTCGCGGTCGACTACGGGTGCGGCGCGCATTCGGACACGCCGCAGCCCGCGCAGATCGGGTCGCCGATGTTCGATCCGTTCGACGACGGCGTCATCGACCTCACCGATTCCTGA
- a CDS encoding MFS transporter, producing the protein MSGPRRDPGSDTDPRDRRYYPPRPPADDYRRPDAEHPGMANYPSDEQRRRPRSTSENPSANRWLPPLDDAAHRSAYGSTPPPHRDRHTGERVTVTRAAAQRSREMGSRMYGLFHRAATADGADKSGLTALTYPVMANFAADSAMAVALANTLFFAAASGESKSKVALYLLITIAPFAVIAPLIGPALDRLQHGRRVALAMSFGLRTVLAVVLIANYDGANGSFPSWVLYPCALGAMVLSKSFSVLRSAMTPRVLPPTIDLVRVNSRLTVFGLLGGTMAGGAVAAGFEYLLNMVHLPGALYVMVAVTAGGALLAMRIPKWVEVTEGEVPATLTYHGPTQQPVRPNKATRQPLGRNIITSLWGNVTIKVMVGFLFLYPAFVAKSHDASGWEQLRILGLIGAAAAIGNFVGNFSSARLTLGHPARLVVRATIAVTALAVAAAVLGNLYVAALATLVTSGASAVAKASLDASLQDDLPEESRASAFGRSESLLQLGWVAGGAMGVLIYTELWVGFTAISALLIIGLAQTLVSYNGDSLIPGFGGNRPVFARQEGGAMQPVTGT; encoded by the coding sequence GTGAGCGGACCACGTCGCGACCCCGGGTCGGACACCGACCCGCGCGACCGTCGGTACTACCCGCCGCGGCCCCCCGCCGACGACTACCGTCGCCCCGACGCCGAGCACCCCGGCATGGCGAACTATCCGAGTGACGAGCAGCGGCGCCGTCCGCGCAGCACCTCGGAGAACCCGAGCGCCAACCGCTGGCTGCCGCCTCTCGACGACGCCGCGCACCGCAGCGCCTACGGGTCCACCCCGCCGCCGCATCGGGATCGGCACACCGGGGAGCGGGTCACCGTGACGCGCGCCGCCGCGCAGCGCAGCCGCGAGATGGGCTCGCGGATGTACGGCCTGTTCCACCGCGCCGCCACTGCCGACGGGGCCGACAAGTCCGGGCTCACCGCGCTGACCTATCCCGTGATGGCCAACTTCGCCGCCGACTCCGCGATGGCCGTGGCCCTGGCCAACACGCTGTTCTTCGCCGCCGCGTCCGGGGAGAGCAAGAGCAAGGTGGCGCTCTACCTGCTGATCACCATCGCGCCGTTCGCGGTGATCGCGCCGCTGATCGGCCCTGCGCTGGACCGGCTGCAGCACGGTCGCCGCGTCGCGCTGGCGATGTCCTTCGGGCTGCGCACCGTGCTGGCGGTGGTCCTGATCGCCAACTACGACGGCGCCAACGGCAGCTTCCCGTCCTGGGTGCTGTACCCGTGTGCACTCGGAGCGATGGTGCTCTCGAAGTCCTTCAGCGTGCTACGCAGCGCGATGACGCCACGCGTCCTGCCACCGACCATCGACCTGGTGCGGGTGAATTCGCGGCTCACCGTGTTCGGTCTGCTGGGCGGCACGATGGCCGGCGGCGCCGTCGCCGCCGGTTTCGAATACCTCCTCAACATGGTTCACCTACCGGGCGCGCTGTACGTCATGGTGGCGGTCACCGCGGGCGGCGCACTGCTGGCGATGCGGATCCCGAAGTGGGTGGAGGTCACCGAGGGCGAGGTGCCCGCCACCCTCACCTACCACGGCCCCACGCAGCAGCCGGTCCGCCCGAACAAGGCCACCCGGCAGCCGCTGGGACGCAACATCATCACCTCGCTGTGGGGCAACGTCACCATCAAGGTGATGGTGGGCTTCCTCTTCCTATATCCCGCATTCGTGGCGAAGTCGCACGACGCCAGCGGCTGGGAGCAGCTGCGCATCCTCGGTCTGATCGGGGCGGCCGCCGCGATCGGCAACTTCGTCGGGAACTTCTCGAGCGCGCGCCTGACGCTCGGGCACCCGGCGCGGCTGGTGGTGCGCGCCACGATCGCGGTGACGGCGCTCGCGGTCGCCGCCGCGGTGCTGGGCAATCTGTACGTGGCGGCGCTCGCGACACTGGTCACCTCGGGTGCGAGTGCGGTCGCGAAGGCGTCGTTGGACGCGTCGCTGCAGGACGACCTGCCCGAGGAGTCGCGGGCGTCGGCGTTCGGACGGTCCGAGTCGCTGCTGCAGCTCGGCTGGGTGGCCGGCGGCGCGATGGGCGTCCTGATCTACACCGAACTGTGGGTGGGCTTCACCGCGATCAGCGCGCTGCTCATCATCGGACTGGCGCAGACGCTGGTCAGCTACAACGGTGACTCGCTGATCCCCGGCTTCGGTGGCAACCGGCCGGTGTTCGCGCGTCAGGAGGGCGGAGCCATGCAACCGGTGACCGGAACGTGA
- a CDS encoding DUF2771 domain-containing protein, translating to MRGIAILVALTVLSAAGTGYFIWRSMSADRGPHHPEISVYSHGQLVRVGPYRFCDVYDITDCDESGASGRLRVDPRDQIQLSVPTDIARAPWVLLRSYEDGGPEAVEEFRPESRLAVTIPPVDPRRGKLTGFAVMLPTLVRDEAGNEFPWPHAEWSIETVWS from the coding sequence GTGCGGGGGATTGCGATCCTCGTCGCGCTGACCGTGCTGTCCGCGGCGGGCACCGGGTACTTCATCTGGCGGTCGATGTCCGCCGACCGCGGTCCGCACCACCCCGAGATCAGCGTCTACAGCCACGGTCAGCTGGTCCGGGTGGGCCCGTACCGATTCTGCGACGTCTACGACATCACCGACTGCGACGAGTCCGGCGCCAGCGGCCGGCTGCGGGTCGATCCGCGCGATCAGATCCAGCTCTCGGTACCGACCGACATCGCCCGCGCCCCGTGGGTGCTGCTGCGCTCCTACGAGGACGGCGGGCCCGAGGCGGTCGAGGAGTTCCGGCCGGAGAGCCGTCTGGCGGTCACCATCCCGCCCGTCGACCCGCGACGCGGCAAGCTGACCGGTTTCGCGGTCATGCTGCCGACGCTGGTGCGCGACGAGGCCGGCAACGAATTCCCGTGGCCGCACGCCGAGTGGTCGATCGAGACGGTCTGGAGCTAG
- a CDS encoding glutathione S-transferase family protein — protein sequence MSYVNPKGEFDRDTEYIPTRITADGRDGYPVEPGRYRLVVARACPWANRAIIVRRLLGLEDALSIGFCGPTHDQRSWTFDLDPDGVDPVLRIPRLRDAYLARFPDYEKGITVPAVVDVPTGQVVTNDFPQITLDFSTEWTAHHRDGAPDLYPEALRDEIDEVAQRIYTEVNNGVYRCGFAGSQDAYEKAYDRLFTALDWLTDRLGERRYLVGDTITEADVRLFTTLARFDPVYHGHFKCNRSKLSEMPVLWAYARDLFQTPGFGDTIDFVQIKKHYYVVHSDINPTGVVPKGPDLANWLTPHGREDLGGRPFGDGTPPGPTPEGERVPDGHGAG from the coding sequence GTGAGCTACGTGAACCCCAAGGGCGAGTTCGACCGCGACACCGAGTACATCCCCACCCGCATCACCGCCGACGGCCGGGACGGCTACCCCGTCGAACCCGGCCGCTACCGGTTGGTGGTGGCACGGGCGTGTCCGTGGGCCAACCGCGCGATCATCGTGCGTCGGCTCCTCGGCCTCGAAGACGCGCTGTCCATCGGGTTCTGCGGACCCACCCACGATCAGCGCAGCTGGACGTTCGACCTCGACCCCGACGGCGTCGACCCCGTGCTGCGGATCCCGCGGCTACGGGACGCCTACCTCGCGCGCTTCCCCGACTACGAGAAGGGCATCACCGTGCCCGCCGTCGTCGACGTGCCGACCGGGCAGGTCGTCACGAACGACTTTCCCCAGATCACCCTCGACTTCAGCACCGAGTGGACGGCGCACCACCGCGACGGCGCGCCGGACCTGTACCCGGAGGCGCTGCGCGACGAGATCGACGAGGTCGCCCAGCGCATCTACACCGAGGTGAACAACGGCGTGTACCGCTGCGGGTTCGCCGGCTCGCAGGACGCGTACGAGAAGGCCTACGACCGGCTGTTCACCGCACTGGACTGGCTGACCGACCGGCTGGGGGAGCGCCGCTACCTGGTGGGAGACACCATCACCGAGGCCGACGTCCGGCTGTTCACGACGCTGGCGCGCTTCGACCCCGTCTACCACGGCCACTTCAAGTGCAACCGCAGCAAGCTGTCCGAGATGCCGGTGCTGTGGGCGTACGCCCGCGACCTGTTCCAGACGCCGGGCTTCGGGGACACCATCGACTTCGTCCAGATCAAGAAGCACTACTACGTCGTGCACAGCGACATCAACCCCACGGGCGTGGTGCCGAAGGGACCCGATCTCGCCAACTGGCTGACGCCGCACGGCCGCGAGGACCTCGGCGGCAGGCCGTTCGGCGACGGGACGCCGCCCGGCCCGACGCCCGAGGGCGAGCGGGTGCCCGACGGGCACGGTGCGGGCTAG
- a CDS encoding cold-shock protein, with the protein MPTGKVKWYSAEKGFGFVSQEDGEDVYVGSSALPSGVSELKAGQKVEFGIAAGRRGPQALSLKVVEPPPSLSRTRREAERPEHKHTPDELHGMVEDMITLLEGAVQPELRKGRYPDRKTARRVSEVVKAVARELDA; encoded by the coding sequence GTGCCTACCGGCAAGGTGAAGTGGTACAGCGCCGAGAAGGGCTTCGGATTCGTGTCCCAGGAGGACGGCGAGGACGTGTACGTCGGCTCGTCGGCCCTGCCGTCGGGCGTCTCCGAGCTGAAGGCGGGCCAGAAGGTCGAGTTCGGCATCGCCGCCGGCCGACGCGGTCCGCAGGCGCTCAGCCTCAAGGTCGTCGAGCCGCCGCCCAGCCTGTCCCGTACGCGGCGCGAGGCCGAACGGCCCGAGCACAAGCACACCCCCGACGAGCTGCACGGCATGGTCGAGGACATGATCACGCTGCTCGAGGGCGCGGTGCAGCCCGAGCTGCGCAAGGGTCGCTACCCCGACCGCAAGACCGCCCGCCGGGTCTCCGAGGTCGTCAAGGCCGTCGCCCGCGAACTCGACGCCTGA
- a CDS encoding YccF domain-containing protein yields the protein MRLILNVIWLIFGGLWLALGYFLAGIICFVLIITIPFGFAAFRIGLYALWPFGQTVVDKPGARPGALIGNVIWVIVAGIWLAIGHVLSAIAMAITIIGIPLAIANLKLIPVSLLPLGKEIVPVDDARGGYVVSR from the coding sequence ATGCGCCTGATCCTGAACGTCATCTGGTTGATCTTCGGCGGGCTGTGGCTGGCACTCGGCTACTTCCTCGCCGGCATCATCTGCTTCGTCCTCATCATCACGATCCCGTTCGGCTTCGCCGCGTTCCGGATCGGGCTGTACGCGCTGTGGCCGTTCGGCCAGACCGTCGTCGACAAACCGGGCGCCCGGCCCGGCGCGCTCATCGGAAACGTCATCTGGGTGATCGTGGCCGGCATCTGGCTGGCCATCGGGCACGTGCTGAGTGCGATCGCCATGGCGATCACGATCATCGGCATCCCGCTGGCCATCGCGAACCTCAAGCTCATCCCGGTGTCGCTGCTGCCGCTGGGCAAGGAGATCGTTCCGGTCGACGACGCCCGTGGCGGGTACGTGGTGTCCCGGTGA
- the moaA gene encoding GTP 3',8-cyclase MoaA: MTPTDLGVPMPRRIASPGMPAEGPLVDTYGRAATDLRVSLTDRCNLRCTYCMPAEGLNWLPGEALLTAAELARLLTIAVTRLGITSVRFTGGEPLVSPHLEEVIAAAAALTPRPEIALTTNGVALAARAAGLRAAGLDRVNVSLDTVDAARFARITRRDRLDDVLAGLSAAAAAGLAPVKVNAVLDPATGLDDAVTLLEFCLRHGYQLRIIEQMPLDAEHHWRREDTLSANDILGALRRRFDLRPDPAPRGSAPAQLWRVDGGTATVGVIASVSEAFCAACDRTRLTADGQVRSCLFAREETDLRALLRSGADDAAIEATWRAAMWGKPAGHGINDPGFVQPLRPMSAIGG, from the coding sequence GTGACGCCGACCGACCTCGGCGTGCCGATGCCGCGCCGCATCGCCTCGCCCGGCATGCCGGCCGAGGGCCCGCTGGTGGACACCTACGGCCGCGCCGCCACCGATCTGCGCGTGTCGCTCACCGACCGGTGCAATCTGCGGTGCACCTACTGCATGCCCGCGGAGGGGTTGAACTGGCTGCCCGGCGAGGCGCTGCTCACCGCGGCCGAACTGGCCCGGTTGCTGACGATCGCCGTCACCCGGCTCGGGATCACCAGCGTGCGCTTCACCGGCGGCGAGCCGCTGGTCTCCCCGCACCTGGAGGAGGTCATCGCCGCCGCGGCCGCATTGACACCCCGCCCGGAGATCGCGCTGACCACGAACGGGGTGGCGCTGGCCGCCCGGGCGGCCGGCCTGCGCGCGGCCGGGCTGGACCGGGTCAACGTCTCGCTCGACACCGTCGACGCCGCCCGCTTCGCCCGCATCACGCGACGCGACCGGCTCGACGACGTGCTGGCCGGCCTGTCGGCCGCGGCGGCGGCCGGGCTCGCTCCGGTCAAGGTCAACGCGGTGCTCGACCCGGCGACCGGACTCGACGACGCCGTGACGCTGCTGGAGTTCTGCTTGCGGCACGGTTATCAGCTCCGCATCATCGAGCAGATGCCGCTGGACGCCGAGCACCACTGGCGCCGCGAGGACACGTTGAGTGCCAACGACATCCTGGGCGCGCTGCGACGCCGGTTCGACCTACGGCCCGATCCGGCGCCGCGCGGATCGGCACCCGCGCAGCTGTGGCGCGTCGACGGCGGTACCGCGACTGTCGGTGTCATCGCATCCGTCTCGGAGGCCTTCTGCGCGGCCTGCGACCGCACCCGGCTCACCGCGGACGGTCAGGTGCGTAGCTGCCTGTTCGCGCGCGAGGAGACCGATCTGCGAGCCCTCCTGCGGTCCGGCGCCGACGACGCGGCCATCGAGGCCACCTGGCGGGCCGCCATGTGGGGCAAGCCCGCCGGGCATGGAATCAACGACCCCGGCTTCGTGCAGCCGTTGCGTCCGATGAGTGCGATCGGCGGCTGA
- a CDS encoding MoaD/ThiS family protein, translated as MTPPDVRVTVRYFAAARAAAGVDDEILCLPDGVTLDGLVEVLRARGADLDRVLPRCSFLRDGVAVRDRGVRLSTHEIIDVLPPFAGG; from the coding sequence GTGACGCCACCGGACGTTCGGGTGACGGTCCGCTACTTCGCCGCGGCCCGCGCCGCGGCGGGCGTGGACGACGAAATCCTCTGTCTCCCCGACGGAGTCACGCTCGACGGACTCGTCGAGGTGTTGCGTGCCCGCGGTGCGGATCTCGACCGGGTGCTGCCGCGGTGTTCGTTCCTGCGGGACGGCGTGGCGGTCCGCGACCGCGGCGTGCGGTTGTCAACGCACGAAATCATCGATGTCTTACCGCCGTTCGCCGGCGGTTAG